One genomic window of Cygnus olor isolate bCygOlo1 chromosome 3, bCygOlo1.pri.v2, whole genome shotgun sequence includes the following:
- the ACP1 gene encoding low molecular weight phosphotyrosine protein phosphatase isoform X1, translating into MAAGEVKSVLFVCLGNICRSPIAEAVFRKLVTDEKVENKWRIDSAATSTYEIGNPPDYRGQTCMKKHGITMNHIARQITKDDFQTFDYILCMDESNLRDLKRKSNQVKDCKAKIELLGTYDPQKQLIIEDPYYGNEKDFETVYEQCVRCCKAFLEKPH; encoded by the exons ATGGCGGCGGGGGAGGTGAAGTCCGTGCTGTTCGTGTGCCTGG GAAACATTTGTCGCTCTCCAATAGCTGAAGCAGTTTTTAGAAAACTTGTAACTGatgaaaaagttgaaaataag tggAGGATAGACAGTGCAGCAACATCTACCTATGAAATAGGAAACCCTCCTGACTATCGAGGACAGACTTGCATGAAGAAGCATGGCATTACCATGAATCATATTGCCAGGCAG ATTACTAAAGATGATTTCCAGACCTTCGATTATATACTTTGCATGGATGAAAGCAATTTAAG agatctgaaaaggaaaagcaaccaGGTTAAAGACTGCAAGGCCAAAATTGAACTACTTGGGACATATGATCCACAGAAACAACTTATTATTGAAGATCCATACTAT gggAATGAAAAGGACTTTGAAACTGTTTACGAGCAGTGCGTTAGATGCTGTAAAGCATTTTTGGAGAAGCCTCATTAA
- the ACP1 gene encoding low molecular weight phosphotyrosine protein phosphatase isoform X2, protein MAAGEVKSVLFVCLGNICRSPIAEAVFRKLVTDEKVENKWMTDSAAVSDWNVGRSPDARALSCLRNHGIETAHKARQITKDDFQTFDYILCMDESNLRDLKRKSNQVKDCKAKIELLGTYDPQKQLIIEDPYYGNEKDFETVYEQCVRCCKAFLEKPH, encoded by the exons ATGGCGGCGGGGGAGGTGAAGTCCGTGCTGTTCGTGTGCCTGG GAAACATTTGTCGCTCTCCAATAGCTGAAGCAGTTTTTAGAAAACTTGTAACTGatgaaaaagttgaaaataag TGGATGACAGACAGTGCTGCCGTTTCAGACTGGAACGTGGGGCGCTCCCCAGATGCAAGGGCTTTAAGCTGTCTAAGAAATCATGGCATTGAGACAGCACATAAAGCACGGCAG ATTACTAAAGATGATTTCCAGACCTTCGATTATATACTTTGCATGGATGAAAGCAATTTAAG agatctgaaaaggaaaagcaaccaGGTTAAAGACTGCAAGGCCAAAATTGAACTACTTGGGACATATGATCCACAGAAACAACTTATTATTGAAGATCCATACTAT gggAATGAAAAGGACTTTGAAACTGTTTACGAGCAGTGCGTTAGATGCTGTAAAGCATTTTTGGAGAAGCCTCATTAA